The DNA segment CCGATTCACCCATTGCACTGGCATACGGAAGGATAATTTTTGCAGGCGCTCTTCGTCGATCTGAACGGTTTCGAGATAGCCCATCAGTGTGGTGCCGTGATACCACGGTGTGTTCTCGCTGGGTGCGGTAATGTTGTCGCCCTTGAAGGCCGACATTGGAATAAAGGTAATGTTGCCGAAGCCGAGATCCTTGGCAAAGGCCATGTAGTCTTCGACAATCGCCTTGAAGGTCTTTTCCGAATAGTCGACCAGATCCATCTTGTTGATGGCAACCGCCACGTTTCGGATTCCTATCAACGAAACCAGATAACTGTGCCGGCGCGTTTGGGTGAGGACTCCCTTTCTTGCGTCGATCATCAATATCGCGACATCAGCCGTTGACGCACCCGTCACCATGTTGCGGGTGTACTGCTCATGGCCCGGCGTATCCGCCACGATGAACTTGCGCACATCGGTGGAAAAGAAGCGGTAGGCAACGTCGATGGTGATGCCCTGCTCGCGTTCGGCGGTCAGGCCGTCCACCAGCAAGGCAAAATCGAGCTGTTCGCCCTGCGTTCCCATTTTTTTCGAGTCCGCTTCCAGTGCTTCCATCTGGTCTTCGAACAGCATTTTTGATTCGTAGAGCAGGCGGCCGATCAGCGTGCTCTTGCCGTCATCGACGCTGCCGCAGGTGATAAAACGTAGCAGACTCTTGTGCTCATGCGACTTCAGGTAGGCGCTGATATCGGTCGCAATCAGGTCGGAAACGTGTGCCATTAGCAGGTCTCTCGCAGGGCCGCCCCAAGGGAGACCGTTACCCCCTCGGGGGGCAGTGAAGCGGCACAGCCGCGAATGTGGGGGCTCATCAAAAGTACCCCTCCTGTTTCTTCTTTTCCATTGAACCGGCGGAATCGTGATCGATCATTCGGCCCTGGCGCTCCGAGGTCCTGGTCAGCAGCATTTCCTGGATTACCTCTTCCAGCGTTTCGGCTTCGGATTCCACCGCGCCGCTGAGCGGATAGCAGCCCAAAGTGCGGAAACGCACCTTGCGCATCATCGGTACCTCGCCTTCGCGCAGCGGCATGCGCTCGTCATCGACCATGATCAGCATGCCGTCGCGCTCCACGACTGGTCTTGGTTTGGCAAAGTAGAGCGGGACAATCGGGATGTTCTGCAGATGGATGTACTGCCAGATGTCGAGTTCGGTCCAGTTCGACAGCGGAAAGACGCGGATGCTTTCGCCCTTGTGCTTGCGCGCGTTGTAGAGCTTCCACAATTCCGGTCTTTGCGCTTTCGGATCCCAGCGATGGGCGCTGGAACGAAAGGAGAAAATTCGTTCCTTGGCGCGCGACTTTTCCTCGTCGCGACGGGCACCACCGAAAGCAGCATCGAAACCATATTTTTCGAGCGCCTGCTTCAGTCCTTCGGTTTTCATGATGTCGGTATGAATTGCCGAACCGTGGGTAAAGGGATTGATGCCCTTCGCCAGCCCTTCTGGATTGATATGTACCAAAAGATCCATGCCCAGTTCCCTGGCCATGCGGTCGCGGTGCTCGTACATGGCCTTGAACTTCCAGGTGGTATCGACGTGCAGCAGCGGAAAAGGCGGCTTGGCGGGATAAAACGCCTTCATTGCCAGATGCAGCATTACCGCACTGTCCTTTCCGATGGAATACAACATGACCGGATTCTCAGTCTCGGCCACCACCTCACGCATGATGTGGATGCTTTCGGCTTCAAGTCGTTGCAGGTGAGTAAGCGTCATGGATTGCAATCCTTCTTTTGGGCTTTTTGCATCATAGGAGCCGCAGCCAACGGTTGATTGGGTAATTAAATGTTTAATCTGCGAAGAGAAGATATCGAACTGCTTATGCTCCAATGGCAAAGTTCGAACAGCGAGTCCCGACGCTTGCTCCTGGCGGGGTCCAGCGGCGACGTCCGCCGTTCCGACCGGGTCAGGCAATTGAAAGGCCAGCAAATGATCATGCCGTTCCGCCAGCCATGCGCTCAAGGATGAGGCCCGGCGCCATTGCGCGCCCTCCAGAATGACATAGGCTTTGCCATTGGCAGTCTTTTGCAAACGATCAAGGAACTCGATCAGGATCGGTGCCCGCAACACGCCCTCGTAGATCAACCACATTTGCTTGCCGCGATTGGTAACGGCTCGCACCGCACAGCGGCGTTGATGGGGCAAAACATCGGCAGTCAAGCTCTCTGAGCGCAGAGGAATCTCATCTACCCAAAATATTTCGGCACCCTCTTTTTGAGCGCGTTCAATAATGCTCGGATAGATGGTTTTGCGCCATTTTTTCAGCGGCCAGGAACCGGCATCCAGCCTGGCAAAAGGCTTGATCACCGACAAACCCCAGCGCTTCAGGTAGTTGGTTATGCTGCGCTCAGGAAGAGTGGTGCCGGTCAGTTGATGAATCAGCGCCTTGATCGCTGCCACTTGCCATAGGGAATAGGGCAGACCGAGCTTGTCCGGGGCGTGGTCGACCATCTGGCCGAACACGGCAGCCTCCTGCTCAAAGGAGATCAGCCGCCCTTCTCCGACACCACGCCCCCGCGCGCGGACCGCGACGGCTTCCCATCCCCCCGCGAGAAAAGCCTTCCTGGCCGAAATAATCGTGGGAGCGCTGAGTCCCGTGAGTCGCGATACCTCGGCCAGCGGGGTGCCGGCCTGACGCAGGCGTACCGCTTCACGGCGCTTTTCATTGAGCACTTCCGTCGTCAGTCTGCGTGAGTCGATTGAGGGCATGGCAATAACTAAAACTTTAATTTCGCAATATTAGCCCTTATGGCTCAGTTAGGCTAGTGTGGAGTTGCGCGCCAAGAGCGGCGTATGAACCAAGGTTTTGTCGTCCCCCGCGAATGGCCAAGGGCCACACCGGGCAGATACCCACACCTGGTTCTCTTCGCTATTGCTCGGTTTCGTCGCTCCCGAGCAGGCGGGGACCCAGTGACTTTGCAGTAAAGACGCTGGATTCCTGCCTGCGCGGGAATGGCCAAAGGAGATCCCCGTGGAATGACGAGTGTTTTTCTGAATGTTCCATCAAGAATGCAGCACTACACTGGATACTGTCGAAAAAGGAGGATGTTCATGAGCCAAAGCCCCAGTCAGTTGCTGGACCGGATAATTGCCACCGCTCGCACTGCAGGAACGGTAATTCTGGACATCTATGCAACCGACTTTGCCGTACGCGGCAAGGACGATGCTTCCCCAGTCACCGAAGCGGATGAAAAAGCCGAAGCCGTCATCCTTGCGGCGCTGGCGAAAATCGCTCCGGATATTCCTGTCATTTCCGAAGAAGCCGTCGCAGCGGGCCGCATCCCCAAGGTGGCCGAACGTTTCTGGCTGGTCGATCCTCTCGACGGTACCAAGGAGTTCATCAGCCGCAACGGCGAATTCACCGTCAACATTGCCTTGATCGAGAATGGTCAACCGGCGCTGGGCGTGGTCCTGGCACCGGTGCTGAATCGGCTCTTCGCCGGCATCGCCGGGGAAGGCGCCTTCGTCGAGGATAATGGCATACGCCGTCCGATTCGCTGTCGCACGGCACCCGCCGCAGGACTGACCGTCGTCTCCAGCCGCTCACATGGCGATGCGGCCGCGCTCGACGCCTTCCTCGCCGGACGCAAGATCGCGGCAGCGGTCAATGCCGGATCGTCACTCAAGCTTTGCCTCGTCGCTGCCGGCGAAGCCGACCTGTACCCGCGTCTCGGCCGCACCATGGAATGGGACATCGCCGCTGGACATGCCGTACTCAGGGCTGCCGGCGGACATGTAAAAACCCTGAAAGGTGACGAGTTGCGCTATGGCAAGGAGGGGCTCGACAATCCGCACTTCGTGGCAAGCGGCATGGAATAGCGAATCCTCAAGAATGGTGCGGCTGTCCGAATCGAACATCACCCTACGGGGTCTGCAATCAATGCATCGAAAACCGAATCGTCGTGTCGAGGTCGAAGTCACCGGCACGAAGTAAAACCCCAAGTAGTTGACTCTGCGATGGTCAGGATGCCAAAAGCATCCTGACCATCGCGTTATGATGTATGGGCCGCAGTGACATCCGGTAGCAGGCGATCGTTCAACTACTTCGTCTTGCCTGCGACGAGCAGGAATATTCCGACAGCAATACTACCCGCGCTAACGATCAACGGCACGTTGACCGTTTCCTGTTCCTGCACTTTGAGTTCCAGCGAACCCAGCTTTGCCTTGGTGGTCTCTTTGGTATAACTGAAGCCACCATAAGCGAGTCCAAGACCGCCCAGTACGATCAGTATTATTCCGACAATTTTTGCGCTATTCATTTACGTCTGCCTCCAAAAGTTGTTTACTGGATGAATCTGAGCATCATGTTCAACTTGTAGCGCAAGTCGACAGCCATGATGGTGGTGGCTTTCAGCGGCAACTATTCCACACAAAACAACCATAATGAAATATGTTCTAGCCGTATGTCTGCCAACGTACAGAACCCCGATTCCAGGGGGAACATAATTTGAAAATCGACGCACGATGCAAGAAAGGGTTGGATCGACATGAACCAGGATCGCTTTCACGGCATTTGGAAGCAGTTCAGCGGGAAGATAAAGGACCAATGAGGCATGCTCACCAATGATCCGCTCGTGATGACCGCAGGCAGCCGCGGCAGGTAGTCGAGCACGATGCGATCGCCTTTCAATTCGACGAACTCGCGTACCAATCTGCTCTTGTGGGCCTTGAGGCCATCCCAAATGATCAAGAGCTTGCCTTTGATCTGCCGGGTCAGCGCCAGAGCGGTCGAGCCGACAATTTCATCTTGAGCTTTGCTCCTTCCTTATAATGCGTTGCGCTGTGTATTGATGGCAAGGAGAGCGCTTGTAATTTTTTACTGCGTAAGTTTTCGAGATTGTATGAGAAACCGAGAAAGCACAATATAAATTGCACACCAGGTCAGCGTGCGGAAAGTCATGGCGACGATGGTGCGGACCTCAAAAGCGCCTCCCATTGCGATATGGATACCCAAGCTCACGAAGACGAGGAAAGTAGTGACGGCGATGCCGAGGGCCAACTTGGCAGCCCATGGATGACTACGCAGGATGCCGAAACCGGCACTTACATAAGCAAAGCCAGCTATGAAGTTGAACCATAGGACGAAAGGGACATAGTGGCCTACCGATCGGCGGGCTGCTTCGTCTCCGAACAATACATGACCACCGGATATTATCGTGAGAAGGCCGAAGCCCAGTGCGAAGAGAGCCAAAACAAGTTGACTGAGGCGGCGGTTCACGGGCTTTCCCTTCATTGTCCGAGGTAGTGAGGCTTAGCTAAGCTGGGCACGCACCAGGACTCGCTTCAGTGCGCGGCGATTGCCCACGAGGTCGGCCAGCGTATGTTCGTCCAGTACATCGTAAAGCGTAGCGAAGGCGCTGACGAGGATGTCTCTCAGGCGACAGGCTGGCACGATGCTGCAGGCACTTTCTTCCACGCCCAAGCACTCGACGATGGGCGCGCTGCTTTCGCTGGCGCGAATGATCTGCCCTAGCCGGATGTCCTCTGGTTCATGCGCCAGGCGGATGCCGCCGCCTTTGCCGCGCACCGACTCGATGACCCCCGAGCGCGCCAGCTGATGCACCACCTTCATCAGATGATTCTCCGAGATGTTGTAGGCGGCCGCGATTTCCGGAATGGTGGCAAGCCTGTCCCGGTTGATGGTCAGGAACATCAGCACACGCAGAGTGTAATCACTAAAAGTCGTCAGTTTCATGTGGACATTATAAGCAGTAGATAATATATTGCTTTATAAAAAAACCAGTGTTACGATAAAGCGACATTAATTCTACAGCTTTTAATCAGATCATGGCCAGCGAACTCTCGGTTGCCCCAACCAGACCGCAAATCGACATGGAGCAGGTACGGGACATCCTGCGCCAGGTCGTTGATACCGAGGTAGGCAAGAATATCGTCGCCATGGGATTGGTCTACCGTATCGATGTCACCTCCGATCAGTTGCTGATCGAAATGACCATGACTTCTTCGGCTTGTCCGATGGGCGAGATGATTCTCGATGATGTCCACGTCGCGCTGCAAGAGGCGCTGCCGCAGACAATGCAGCTCGATGTGCGTCTGGTCTGGGAGCCGCCCTGGAATCC comes from the Georgfuchsia toluolica genome and includes:
- a CDS encoding RrF2 family transcriptional regulator; amino-acid sequence: MKLTTFSDYTLRVLMFLTINRDRLATIPEIAAAYNISENHLMKVVHQLARSGVIESVRGKGGGIRLAHEPEDIRLGQIIRASESSAPIVECLGVEESACSIVPACRLRDILVSAFATLYDVLDEHTLADLVGNRRALKRVLVRAQLS
- the cysQ gene encoding 3'(2'),5'-bisphosphate nucleotidase CysQ, which produces MSQSPSQLLDRIIATARTAGTVILDIYATDFAVRGKDDASPVTEADEKAEAVILAALAKIAPDIPVISEEAVAAGRIPKVAERFWLVDPLDGTKEFISRNGEFTVNIALIENGQPALGVVLAPVLNRLFAGIAGEGAFVEDNGIRRPIRCRTAPAAGLTVVSSRSHGDAAALDAFLAGRKIAAAVNAGSSLKLCLVAAGEADLYPRLGRTMEWDIAAGHAVLRAAGGHVKTLKGDELRYGKEGLDNPHFVASGME
- a CDS encoding transposase, with protein sequence MIIWDGLKAHKSRLVREFVELKGDRIVLDYLPRLPAVITSGSLVSMPHWSFIFPLNCFQMP
- a CDS encoding metal-sulfur cluster assembly factor, with protein sequence MASELSVAPTRPQIDMEQVRDILRQVVDTEVGKNIVAMGLVYRIDVTSDQLLIEMTMTSSACPMGEMILDDVHVALQEALPQTMQLDVRLVWEPPWNPSMMDKATRQQTRIILDHVKPSPCISPPLL
- the cysD gene encoding sulfate adenylyltransferase subunit CysD, whose product is MTLTHLQRLEAESIHIMREVVAETENPVMLYSIGKDSAVMLHLAMKAFYPAKPPFPLLHVDTTWKFKAMYEHRDRMARELGMDLLVHINPEGLAKGINPFTHGSAIHTDIMKTEGLKQALEKYGFDAAFGGARRDEEKSRAKERIFSFRSSAHRWDPKAQRPELWKLYNARKHKGESIRVFPLSNWTELDIWQYIHLQNIPIVPLYFAKPRPVVERDGMLIMVDDERMPLREGEVPMMRKVRFRTLGCYPLSGAVESEAETLEEVIQEMLLTRTSERQGRMIDHDSAGSMEKKKQEGYF